Part of the Niallia alba genome is shown below.
CGGAATTGAACGTTTATTAATGGTGTTAACAGATAGTGAGACGATTAAAGATTGTATATTGTTTCCATTAACGAAAAAAAATTGAATGAAACTTTCTAGTAATTTCACCTGTATTCCGTCTGCGGGTGACCACCACAAACCTTCTTTCTTAAAATGAATAAAACCCCGAACGATTATACGCACATGCTAAGTGATATGCTCCCCTATAGGTAGACAGATTAAAAAATAAAAATCTGGTTACTTGTAGGGGAGTATTTTTATGCCTAGAAAATCTTATTCTGTAGAAGAGAAATATCAAATAGTGAAAGCTTTTGGGGAAGTAAATTCGTCACTCCGGGTTTCATCGATTTATAAGGTGCACTATTCTACCGTTTTGGAATGGAAATATAAATTTGATACATTCGGTTTAGAAGGACTAAAAGAGAGTTCTTCCTGGAAAAAGTATTCTAAAGAACTAAAATTATCCGCTATTCAAGATTATGCCTCTGGAAATTACTCGATTCGTGAAATTACGAGAATGTATGAAATATCCGATCCATCTGTCCTTAGAGGGTGGATTAAGAAGTATAATAGTCATAGTGAAATAAAAGATACGTCACAAGGAAGGACGAGCTCTATGACTAAGGGAAGAAAAACGACTTGGGAAGAACGAATACAAATTGTGCTAGATTGTTTAGGGAACAAAAAAGACTATCAAGAAGCAGCTAATACTCATCAGGTTTCTTATCAACAAATCTATCAATGGGTTAAGAAGTATGAAGATGGCGGAGTAGATGCATTGAAAGATAGGCGTGGTTCTACGAAAGAGGAATTAGAGCTAACTCCAGAGGAGAAAATGACTCTTCAAATGAAAAAGTTAGAAAGAGAAAATGAGCGATTACGTGCAGAAAACTTATTTTTAAAAAAGTTAGAGGAGATAGAAAGGAGGCAAAAATAAGTCAAATCCAATCGGAGGATAAGTATATCGCTATTCAAGAGATCCATCAGGAAGAGAATATAAGCATTCGTTTACTGAGTGAAATAGCGGGAATTGCACGATCCGCCTATTATAAGTGGCTTCATCGCGTTCCTTCTTCTCAAGAGCTATTGAATGAGAAAATCATGAAAGAGATGAAAATTCTCCATGAAAAAGTGGAGGGCATCTTCGGTTATCGCCAAATGACTCTTCACATGAATAGACAGTTTAAAGAAAGATGGAATCATAAAAGAATTTATCGACTAATGAAAGTGGTTGGCTTACGCTCGATTATTCGTATCAAGAAAAAACGTTATAAACGCTCCGTTCCCCAACAAGTGGCAGAGAATATCTTAAATCGGGA
Proteins encoded:
- a CDS encoding IS3 family transposase (programmed frameshift); translated protein: MPRKSYSVEEKYQIVKAFGEVNSSLRVSSIYKVHYSTVLEWKYKFDTFGLEGLKESSSWKKYSKELKLSAIQDYASGNYSIREITRMYEISDPSVLRGWIKKYNSHSEIKDTSQGRTSSMTKGRKTTWEERIQIVLDCLGNKKDYQEAANTHQVSYQQIYQWVKKYEDGGVDALKDRRGSTKEELELTPEEKMTLQMKKLERENERLRAENLFFKKVRGDRKEAKISQIQSEDKYIAIQEIHQEENISIRLLSEIAGIARSAYYKWLHRVPSSQELLNEKIMKEMKILHEKVEGIFGYRQMTLHMNRQFKERWNHKRIYRLMKVVGLRSIIRIKKKRYKRSVPQQVAENILNREFTATKPNEKWVTDVTEFKYGSSKKAYLSAIRDLYDGSIVSYVLGQSNNNELVFQTLDQATVLLLEEEHPIIHSDRGYQYTSKGFKLKVDVAEITHSMSRVGKCIDNGPMESFWGTLKCEKYYLHKYKTFEELSLAIDDYIQFYNNNRYQKRLNGLSPMEYRVKAA